From a region of the Alphaproteobacteria bacterium genome:
- a CDS encoding ABC transporter ATP-binding protein, whose translation MRFGGLVAVGDLNLAVAATKIHSIIGPNGAGKTTVFNCVMQNLRASSGEIWFQNERVDGLTPDMVAAAGISRTYQNIRLFRNITAIENLLVGMHLHLKSRWWGALVNSRFTREDERLAHEEALKLLRFVGLKGRGDVLARNLAYGEQRRLEIGRALATQPRLLMLDEPTAGMNPRETISMMDFIHRVRDEFGITILLIEHQMRVVMGMSDKVTVLDHGVKIAEGTPSEVKNDPKVIEAYLGSSTGARRVFRRSAAERSAASGPAAGGPGT comes from the coding sequence ATGCGCTTCGGCGGCCTCGTCGCCGTGGGCGATCTTAACCTCGCGGTTGCCGCCACAAAGATTCACAGCATCATCGGGCCGAACGGGGCGGGCAAGACGACGGTCTTCAATTGCGTCATGCAGAATCTGCGCGCGTCGTCGGGCGAGATTTGGTTCCAAAACGAGCGTGTCGACGGTCTCACGCCCGACATGGTCGCGGCGGCGGGCATTAGCCGCACCTACCAGAACATCCGCCTCTTCCGGAACATAACCGCGATCGAGAATCTCCTGGTCGGGATGCACCTTCATCTGAAATCCCGCTGGTGGGGTGCGCTCGTCAACTCGCGATTCACCAGGGAGGATGAACGGCTCGCCCACGAGGAAGCGCTGAAGCTCCTCCGCTTCGTCGGCCTCAAGGGCCGGGGCGACGTGCTCGCGCGTAATCTTGCCTATGGCGAACAGCGCCGCCTCGAGATCGGCCGAGCACTTGCGACACAGCCAAGACTCCTCATGCTTGACGAGCCGACCGCGGGGATGAATCCCCGCGAGACCATTAGCATGATGGATTTCATCCATCGCGTGCGCGACGAATTCGGCATCACGATCCTGCTCATCGAGCACCAAATGCGCGTCGTCATGGGCATGTCGGATAAAGTGACGGTGCTGGACCATGGCGTGAAAATTGCGGAAGGAACACCGTCCGAGGTCAAGAACGATCCCAAAGTGATCGAGGCCTATCTCGGCAGTTCCACGGGTGCGCGGCGGGTCTTCCGCAGAAGTGCGGCCGAGCGCTCCGCGGCGAGCGGGCCCGCGGCGGGCGGACCCGGTACCTAA
- a CDS encoding ABC transporter ATP-binding protein has translation MSLLEVDDIHVFYDNIEALKGISLAVEDKQIVTLVGANGAGKTTTLMAISGILHARHGEVRLDGQKLAIYKPHEITALGIVQVPEGRRIFARLTVSENLNMGAFARNDRQGIADDKERMLDLFPRLRERLKQVAGTLSGGEQQMVATARAMMSRPRILLMDEPSMGLSPVMVETVFEAIRTINENGVTILLVEQNALMALSLADFGYVMESGKIVLSGSGEELLNDERVQRAYLGS, from the coding sequence ATGTCCCTTCTCGAAGTCGACGACATCCATGTGTTCTACGACAATATCGAGGCCTTGAAGGGCATCTCGCTCGCCGTCGAGGATAAGCAGATCGTCACACTCGTCGGCGCCAACGGGGCCGGAAAGACGACGACCTTGATGGCGATCAGCGGCATCCTTCACGCACGCCACGGCGAGGTGCGTCTCGACGGCCAGAAGCTCGCAATCTACAAACCCCACGAGATCACCGCACTCGGGATCGTCCAAGTTCCCGAGGGACGGCGCATTTTCGCGCGCCTCACCGTGAGCGAAAATCTCAACATGGGGGCGTTCGCGCGCAACGACCGTCAGGGTATTGCCGACGACAAGGAGCGCATGCTGGACCTGTTCCCGCGGTTGCGCGAGCGGCTGAAGCAGGTTGCCGGCACTCTCTCCGGAGGCGAACAGCAGATGGTCGCGACCGCTCGCGCCATGATGTCGCGGCCGCGCATTCTTCTCATGGACGAGCCCAGCATGGGACTATCTCCCGTCATGGTCGAGACCGTCTTCGAGGCGATCCGCACGATCAACGAAAACGGCGTTACGATACTCCTCGTCGAGCAGAATGCATTGATGGCGCTCAGTCTCGCCGATTTTGGCTACGTGATGGAAAGTGGGAAGATCGTGCTGTCCGGCTCGGGCGAGGAACTCCTCAACGATGAGCGGGTTCAGCGCGCTTATCTCGGATCGTGA